In Micromonospora cremea, the genomic window CGCATACTCCAACGCCGCCCAACCCGCGGAACCCATCGCAGCGGCGCTGGAGCAGGTTGAGGCTGAGCCCGTCGTGGTGCACCTTGATCACGTAGGTCTCCTCGAGTTCCACCGCGACCACCGGATGTACGAGTGGACCCGGTCGGAGCCGGTGCGTATCGGGCGCTGAGCAGCGACGGGTGTTCGAACGCCTGCACGATTACCCGGTGGCGCGGGACCTGGTGGGCCGTTGGTGGAACCGCGCATAGGGAGGACAAGCCCGGTTGGCTTCAGCACGGGTGGGAACGATCGAGGTAGCGGCCCCTGTCCTCCCCAACGACGCTCCCTCTCCCAGGGTCACCCCCGACCGCCGCCACCGCGCCGCCGCTTCGGCCGGGCGATCTCGCCCGCGATTGGCAGCCAGTAGAAGGGGATCAACGCGGTGATCACGGCCACGCCGAGGACGGGGACCAGGGCACCCAGCACCACTCCGGCGGCGATCCAGAAGGGTGCGATCCGGAAACGCCTGCTGATGGCTCTCCCAGCGGCGGCATCGACGGTGGTGCCCAGCAGCCGGTGATCACGTCGCGCGTACGCCCAGATCGCGTTGAAAAGAGAAGCTGCCACTCCGAGTGCGATGCCGTAGAAGACGACGGCGGTGCGCTGCCCATGTCCGTCGCGGAACGCGGCGGCCAGCACGGAAGCGGCGAATGGCAGGAACGCGATGGTCATCAGCAGCAGGGTGTTGAGCAACAGCACTACCCGGTCGACGCCGCGGAGGTGGTCGAACATGACGTGGTGGTTGGCCCACACCTGACCGATGAGAAGGAAGGTGAGAGCGTAAGCCAGGTAGGACGGCCACAACGCAGCGAGACCGTGGGTCAGGTGCCGGGTGTCCTCCGGCGGGTGGATCTCCAGGACGAGCAGGGTGATGGAGATCGCGAAGACCGCGTCGCTGAAGGCGACGAGCCGCACGGGTTTGCGTTCCACGCCGAAGGCCGTTGGCCTTCCTGGTTCGCGAACAGGTTCTGCCACCGCCCAAGCCTGAGACACCGGACACGGCTACTCGTGCAGCCGTGCGGCGTGTCACCCAACACCGTGAGCCAGGGGAGCAGTCGGCTGGAGAGCCTCAGCCAGCAACGCAGACCGCATGCTGCGGTAATCCTCGGGCCACTCGCGACACAAGCCAGGGTGAGAGTCGCCGAGGCAGTGGGGAGTTCGGGTGGGTCCACCGGAGAGACGCGACGAGGCCTGGTTCACCAGCCTCTATGCCGCCGAGTACGCGCACATCGTGAGGTACGGCCTGCGCCGACTCGGCGACGGGGACGCGTCGGCGGAGCTCGCCCAGGAGGTCTTCGTCGTCGCCTGGCGGCGTCGCGGTGAGGTGCCGGAACGCAGCCTGCCCTGGCTTTACGGGGTGGCCCGGCGCCTGCTGGCGAATCAGTGGAGGTCCCGGCGCGCCGCTCCGGACGTCCTGCCGATCACCGACGCCGACCTGAATCGGACGGTGCACCCTTCCGGCGCCGACGTGACCGTGGGGGTCACCGACGTCCGGGTGGCCCTGGCCACGCTCGGCGACCTCGATCAGGAGATCCTCCGGCTCATCGGCTGGGAGGAGCTGACGGTCTCCGAGGCGGCCCAGGTGCTCGGCTGTACCCGCGCGACCGCGGCCGTGCGCCTGCACCGTGCCCGCTGTCGCCTCACCGAAGCCATGTCAGACCAGCCCGCCCCGCCCCGGCGCGCGGTGTTGGCGACCACTCGAGAGGATCTGTGATGTTCGGAGCAGAGCGAACGCGTACCCTCCTCGGCCCGGTCGACCCGGCCCGGAACATCGCCGTCGCGCCACCGCTGGTCTCGGCGCGCGATCTGATCGACCGCGCCGGTGCCACCGAGTCGGCCGTCGGCCATCGACGCGTACGACCGACCCGCCGGCTGGTCCTGGCGGCCGGGACGCTGGCGGTCGCGGCCGGCGCCGTGGCGGTGCTCCAGCCGTTCGAGGAGGCGGACACCTCCGACGTGCCGGGTGCCGCAGCGGGATCGGTGCTCGTGCCGGTCGCGTACCAGTTCGACTCGGACCCGCCGGCGGCCGGCCCGCAGCTGCGCGCACTGGCCGGCGCACTCGTCGACACGGAGTACGACAACCGCAGCGGGCGCTACATGTACCACCACACGAAGCTGTGGGGCGACCCGGTGATGACCTCCGCCGACGGCCGACACCATGTCGCCTTCGCCAACGAGACGAAGGTCTGGCAGGCCGCCGACGGGACCGGTAACCAGGTCACCGTCCAACTGGAACCGCAGTACCCCGACCAGGAATCCCGGGACTACTGGCGGCGCAATCTCGGGAAGGGTCCCGCCGTCGCCGGCACGCCCGCACCCGCCACCGTCCCGCTGCCACCCAGGGCCCTCACGCCTCCGTCGGCTGACCGGTCGCAGCTGCGTGAACTGCTGAAGGCCGCGTACGGCGCGGGTGCGGTGAGCAAGGAGGTCAGCACGATCTACGGGCGGTACGTCGTACCGCGTCAGACCCGCGCGGAGATCCTGCGGGTCCTCGCCGACGTTCCCGGCTTCCGGTGGCGCGGGCAGGTGACGGACCGTGCCGGCCGGACGGGCGTCGCGGTCACCTTCGACGATCGCCCGCACGACGCGCAGTCTCTGCTGATCTTCGACGCGAGGACGGGTGAACTGCTCGCCCACGAGCGGCTGACGCTCGCGCCTGTCCGGATCAGCTCGTACAAAGTGATCATCGCTACCGACTGGACCGACCGCCTCGGCTGACCGAGGACAGCGGGGCCGCTCCCTCGGGAGCGGCCCCGCTGCGCATTCCACCGAAGGCGGAAGCATCGGCCGGACTGGCCGCGCACGTAGCAGATCAACTGTCTCGCCGGGGGTTGTCCACAGCCCGCGACGTTATCCACAGGCAGCGCGGCCGGGGCGGTTTGCGGGGCGGATCCCGAGCAGGGTCGGCGGCACACCCGAGCCCGACCGCTGGAGGCCGCGATGCCACCCCGTACCTCCGTTCCGCCGATCCGCCGATCCGCCGGCTACCGCTGGTCGTCACGGGGGACGGCGACCTGCTCGACGACCTGCTCCGGCTCGCCGCCGCCGGCGGCACCGAGGTGGAGCTCGCCGCCGACCCGGCCGCCGCCCGCACCCGTTGGCTACCCGCACCGCTGGTGCTGCTCGGCGCCGACCAGGCGCAGCCGTGCCTGCGGGCCCGGCTGCCGCAGCGTCCCCGGCTGGTGCTGGTCGGCCGGACCGGCCAGCTCGACCCCGGCTGGCAGATCGCCGAGCTGATCGGCGCCGAGCACGTCGCCACGCTGCCCGCCGCGGAGCCGTGGCTGGTGGACCGGTTCGCCGTGCAGGGCTCGGACCGGCCGGACGGCTCCGGAGCCCGGATCGTCGCGTTGCTCGGTGGCCGGGGTGGCGCCGGGGCGAGCGTGCTCGCCGGCGGGCTCGCCGTCACCGCCGCCCGGTCGCGGCTGCGCACCCTGCTCGTCGACGCCGATCCGCTCGGCGGTGGCCTCGACCTCGTGCTCGGCTGGGAGCAGCTGGACGGGCTGCGCTGGCCGTCGCTCACCAGTGCGGACGGGCGGGTCGACGCCCCGGCGCCGGTCCGGGCCCTGCCCAGCCGGGGCGACCTGGTGGTGCTCTCCTGGGATCGCGGCGACCTGCTGGCCCTGCCCGCGGCGGCGATGGCCGCCACCGTCGACGCCGCCCGGCGCGGTCGGGACTTCGTGGTCGTCGACCTCCCTCGGCAACTGGACGACGCCGCCGTGATCGCGTTGCAGGCGGCCGATCAGGCGTTCGTCGTCGTCCCGGCCGAACTGCGTGCCACGGCGGCCGCCGCGCGAGTGGTGGCTGCCGCCGCCCCGCACTGCGCCGCGCTCTCGGTGGTGGTGCGCGGCCCCGCGCCGGGCCATCTGCGAGCGACCGAGGTGGCGCGGGCACTCGGTCTTCCCCTCGCCGGCACACTGCGCCCCGAGCCGGGGCTCTGCCGCGGCCTGGAACGCGGCGAGGCGCCGGCCGCCGCAGGCAAGGGCCCGCTGGCCACGCTCTGCCAACGGATCGTCACCGACCTCACCGGCGTGCCCGCGACGGGTGCGGCATGACCGGCCGGCCGGAGGACCACACCCTCGCCGCCCGGGTGCGGCAACGGATCGCCGCCGCCACCACCCCGGTCACCCCGGCGACGATCGTCTCCGCAGTGCGGGCCGAGCCCACCACCGCGGTGCTCGGTGACACCGCAGTGCTGCGGATCGCCGACCGGGTCCACGACGACCTCGTCGGCGCCGGGCCGCTGGCACCACTGCTGGCCGACCCGGAGGTCACCGACGTGCTGGTCAACGGCACCCGGGTCTGGGTCGACCGCGGGGCGGGGTTGCACCAGGTCGCAGTGCCGGTGGGCTCGGTGGAGGATGTCCGCCGGTTGGCGCAGCGACTGATCGCCAGCGCCGGGCGGCGGCTCGACGACGGCTCCCCGTACGCGGACGCGCGGCTCCCGTTCGGCACCCGGCTGCACGCCGTTCTTCCCCCGGTGGCGACCGAGGGCCCCTACCTGTCCCTGCGGACCTTCCGGCACCGCCCGTTCACCCTCGACGAGTTGGTGCGCCAGGGGACCGTGCCGCGACCGGTGGCACCACTGCTCGCCGCCGTCGTCGCGGCCCGGCTGGCGTACCTGGTCACCGGCGGCACCGGGTCGGGCAAGACGACGCTGCTCAACTGGTCGACTACGTCCTGGCACACGAGCTGGCGCATTTGCGCGAGCCACACACGGGCCCGCCTTCTGGCATCTCCTCGTACGGGTGTTGCCGGACTATGACGAGCGCAAGCGGGAACTTGCACGACGAGGCGCCGGGCTCTGGTTCGGAGGCACGGTATGACCGCACCCGCAGTCTCGCTCTGATCGGACGAACGGGTGGTCGCCTTTCTGTACCGGCCGGTCCGGGAGCTGGTCAGCGACGAGCCGCACGAGTGCCACAACGGCCACGGCTACGCCGGACGCTCGGTGACCACCCCCATGCGCGACTGGTGGCCGTGCCGCTGCGGCGGGCACCTGGTCATCCGCTGCCGGATGTGCCCAGAGTGGAGGTGGAGCCGTCGGTCGGGACGGACTGCGACGTGGGTGACAACGCGCCGGCAGCGGCTGGTCAGCCTGGCGGACCAGCGCCCCCAGAGAGCACCCGGCCGGTGAAGTCGCCGCACTCCGTCCCCAACAGGGATGCTGTGATCCAGCGGTCGGCGACTCGCTGAGCGGCCTTAGTCCGGCTACTCGTACCAGCCCTCCCACCGGGGCCGACCTGACCCGCTACCGGGTGTCGGGCACCGGCCCGGAGGCTGACCCCGATCTCGACACGCCGCACTTCGCGCCATCGCACGCGAGTCCTCTTCTGCAGGCCGTCGACCTAGTGACGTTCGCGTCCAGCGACTTAAGCTTCCGAGCACGGACCCGGGCGTCGCAGGTGTGAATGAGCAGCTGTGGACGCTCCTCGAGCGGCGGCACTACCACTCGTGGCGTTCAGATCCGATGGCTACGCAGTCCTTGACCCCGGAATGCACGAAGGGCCCGCTCACGCGGGCCCTAAGGCGGGCGCGGGAGCCCCGTAGGACGTCCTGCGGCTTCCAAGCTAGCAGCAGTTGTGCGTCACCACACAACGAACCGCAGGTGGCGAGGATCGTCCGGTCCGGGCGGAATCCTCGGCCGGGTGCCGCGCCCCCACGTCTTCCATGCCGGCGATCAGCTCTCGGCCCTCACGCCGTGCCGTACGAGCGTTGGGCGGATCTCGCCAAACGCATGCACGACATCGAGCGCGCCGGCGACGACACCACTAAACCTTGTCGGCCGGGCCCAGTCCGGGCGGGTCCGAGAGCGCCCGACGTGCAGCGCCGCCGCCGCCCCGTCCTCGACCGAGGATGCGGAGGCCGCCGAGGCCCGGGCCGACGCCCTGGCCGCCTACAACAGCTATCGGGAGGCGCAGCTGGCCGCGATGGCGACCAGTGACGTCTCGGGCGGGGATTTGCGGCGGTACACGGCGGACCCGCTGCTGACGCAGATCCGGCTGATTCTGCAGCAGCACCAGCAGCAGGGACTGATCAACGCGGGCACGCCGTCCTGGTCGCCGCAGGCGACGCAGGTGAATGTCAGCTCTCGGCCCTTCACGGTGCAGATCGAGGACTGCTTCGACCACGGCAACTGGCGTGTGGTCCGCAAGAGCACCGGTGAGGCGGTTTCCGCGCCCGGCCAGAGCACCCGCTACCCGGTCGTGGCCAAGGCGGTCCTTTACGACGACGGCCGCTGGCTGATCCAGACCGCGCAAGCTCAGCGGGAACGGCGCTGCTGAACTCTCGCTGAGCTCGCCCGCTGGTGGAGAGCTGGGTTCTGGGCCACACTTCGCCCCGGCGAGGTCGGAGCAAGGCGGCGGATGAGGATAGCGTGTCCGCCACCCGAGTCGGCAAAGCCGAACTCTGCGGCTGCTGAGCCGGGCGACAGCGGCTCCTACGGTTCGTGCTCTTCCCGCTCTTCCCGGCGGGCGGCCTGCACACCGGCCTGAAACCGGGTACGGGCGCCGAGTGAGGCCATCAGCGCCGCGATGTGTCGCTGCGCGGTGCGGTAGCCGACGCCGAGCTGGCGCGCGATCGCCTCGTCGGTGAGCCCGGAGAGCAGGAGCGCGATGAGCCGTCGGTGCTCGACCGGAGGGCGGTGGTTCGGTGGCGCGGCCGGAGAGGGTTGCAGTGGCAGGGCGGACCGCCACAGCCCTTCGAAGAGGTGCCCCAGGGCGTCGAGGAGCGCGCAGGGCCGGAGCAGCACGGCGCTCCCACCCTCGTCGTCGGGCCGGCGGATGAGCAGGCCGTACCGGCCGTCGGCGAGGTAGAGCTTGAGTGGCAGGGTCGGCAGTACCCGGGCCTGCTGGCCGGCGGCAACGAGCTGTTCGAGCCCGTGCAGGGCGCCCGGCTGTTCGAGGGACGAGCGCTCGTAGATGGTGCGGGAGCGCACGCCTCGCCGGAGCAGCTCGACCCCACCGCTCGTCGTGCCGGCCCCGTCGAGGTACGGGGGCTTGTCCAGGCAGAGGATCTCCGTCTCGGCCGTACGCCGGAGGCGGTGGAGCCGTTCCAGCACCGCCTCGCGCCCGCTGACCACCTCCAGCACGGCGGTCGAGTCGGTGAGGCTGGGGTCCGTGCGGTGGACCGCGGCCAGGCGGTGGAGGTGCTCGCGGGCGGCCTGCAACCGCCGCTCGTACGCCCGGATCGGTGCGTCGAGGGCGACCTCGGGGTCGACGGCCGTGTAGGTGGTCGGGTCGTCGTCGCCCGCCACGACGAGCCCGGCGGCGGCGAGCGCGCCGAGCGCGTCACGCAGCGGCTCGGAACGGATCCAGGACCGGTCGAGGTCGACCGCCGTGGCACCCGGCTGCGCGACGACCAGTTCGTACGCCGCGGACTCGACCGCGGTCAGGCCGGCCGCGTCGAGGTCGCCCTCCGGATGCGTCGGCACTGTCAGACCACGCCTCCGGACGTGGTGATCCAGCCGCGGCGGATGGCCTGGTAGCCGGCCTGGAACCGGCTGGCCGCCCCCAACCGCCGCAGCATCGCGCTGATCCGGCGACGCACCGTGCGTTCGGTGCAGCCCTGCTGGGCGGCGATCGCCGCGTCGGTCAGCCCGGCCGCGAGCAGGGGTAGCAGTTCGCCCTCGACCGGCGACGGTGCGTCGCCGACCTCCACGAGCTGCGGGTGGCCGTCGCGTACCTGCAACGGGACGCCCTGCTCCCAGGTGATCTCGAACAGCGCGCCGAGCATCTCGATCAGGGTCGGGTCGCGGACGAGCATGGCGGACTCGACGTTCTCGGGGTGGACCGGGAGCAGCGCCAGCGGGTGGTCACTGAGCACCAGCTTGATCGGCACGGTGGAGACGCGGATCTCCTCGCCGACGGAGAGCCCCTGTGCGAAGTCGGCGAGCCGGCCGGGATCGTCGAGCCCCCGCCGGTCGTAGATCACCCGATAGTGGATGCCCTGGCGCAGCAGCTCCAACTCCACCGGCTCGTTCAGGGGCGGGACGTCCACGTAGGGCGGAGCGTCGAAGACCCGTACCTCATGACGGGCGCTGAGCTGGACGTCGATGAACGCTTGCTTGATCGCCTGCTTTCCGTGCAGGATCTCGACGAGGCCTCCCGCGTCGTGCGGGTGCTGACCGGCGTGGAAGACCGCCGCCAGCCGGGCGCGCCGGGCCCGGGCGCGGGACAGGGCGCGTTTACCGGCGAGGGTCAGTACATCGGAGACCTCGTCCGGTGCCACCGCCTGGAATCGCGCCGGGGCCCCGGGCAGTCGCAGCGCCAGCCCCAACTCCTCGAGCCGGGCGAGCAGCGGACGGGCCTGCCCTCGCCACGGCTGGTCGGCGGCCGACCGGTCGAGCGTCTCAAGGGGAACCGCCGGGCGTTCGAGCAACCACTCGTAGAGCGCCTGCTCGGCCGCCGTGACCCCCA contains:
- a CDS encoding RNA polymerase sigma factor, with the protein product MGPPERRDEAWFTSLYAAEYAHIVRYGLRRLGDGDASAELAQEVFVVAWRRRGEVPERSLPWLYGVARRLLANQWRSRRAAPDVLPITDADLNRTVHPSGADVTVGVTDVRVALATLGDLDQEILRLIGWEELTVSEAAQVLGCTRATAAVRLHRARCRLTEAMSDQPAPPRRAVLATTREDL
- the ssd gene encoding septum site-determining protein Ssd, encoding MVVTGDGDLLDDLLRLAAAGGTEVELAADPAAARTRWLPAPLVLLGADQAQPCLRARLPQRPRLVLVGRTGQLDPGWQIAELIGAEHVATLPAAEPWLVDRFAVQGSDRPDGSGARIVALLGGRGGAGASVLAGGLAVTAARSRLRTLLVDADPLGGGLDLVLGWEQLDGLRWPSLTSADGRVDAPAPVRALPSRGDLVVLSWDRGDLLALPAAAMAATVDAARRGRDFVVVDLPRQLDDAAVIALQAADQAFVVVPAELRATAAAARVVAAAAPHCAALSVVVRGPAPGHLRATEVARALGLPLAGTLRPEPGLCRGLERGEAPAAAGKGPLATLCQRIVTDLTGVPATGAA
- a CDS encoding helix-turn-helix transcriptional regulator yields the protein MLRILGVTAAEQALYEWLLERPAVPLETLDRSAADQPWRGQARPLLARLEELGLALRLPGAPARFQAVAPDEVSDVLTLAGKRALSRARARRARLAAVFHAGQHPHDAGGLVEILHGKQAIKQAFIDVQLSARHEVRVFDAPPYVDVPPLNEPVELELLRQGIHYRVIYDRRGLDDPGRLADFAQGLSVGEEIRVSTVPIKLVLSDHPLALLPVHPENVESAMLVRDPTLIEMLGALFEITWEQGVPLQVRDGHPQLVEVGDAPSPVEGELLPLLAAGLTDAAIAAQQGCTERTVRRRISAMLRRLGAASRFQAGYQAIRRGWITTSGGVV
- a CDS encoding helix-turn-helix domain-containing protein, with product MPTHPEGDLDAAGLTAVESAAYELVVAQPGATAVDLDRSWIRSEPLRDALGALAAAGLVVAGDDDPTTYTAVDPEVALDAPIRAYERRLQAAREHLHRLAAVHRTDPSLTDSTAVLEVVSGREAVLERLHRLRRTAETEILCLDKPPYLDGAGTTSGGVELLRRGVRSRTIYERSSLEQPGALHGLEQLVAAGQQARVLPTLPLKLYLADGRYGLLIRRPDDEGGSAVLLRPCALLDALGHLFEGLWRSALPLQPSPAAPPNHRPPVEHRRLIALLLSGLTDEAIARQLGVGYRTAQRHIAALMASLGARTRFQAGVQAARREEREEHEP
- a CDS encoding DUF3800 domain-containing protein, which encodes MSGTGPEADPDLDTPHFAPSHASPLLQAVDLVTFASSDLSFRARTRASQV
- a CDS encoding TMEM175 family protein — encoded protein: MERKPVRLVAFSDAVFAISITLLVLEIHPPEDTRHLTHGLAALWPSYLAYALTFLLIGQVWANHHVMFDHLRGVDRVVLLLNTLLLMTIAFLPFAASVLAAAFRDGHGQRTAVVFYGIALGVAASLFNAIWAYARRDHRLLGTTVDAAAGRAISRRFRIAPFWIAAGVVLGALVPVLGVAVITALIPFYWLPIAGEIARPKRRRGGGGRG
- a CDS encoding ATPase, T2SS/T4P/T4SS family, with amino-acid sequence MTGRPEDHTLAARVRQRIAAATTPVTPATIVSAVRAEPTTAVLGDTAVLRIADRVHDDLVGAGPLAPLLADPEVTDVLVNGTRVWVDRGAGLHQVAVPVGSVEDVRRLAQRLIASAGRRLDDGSPYADARLPFGTRLHAVLPPVATEGPYLSLRTFRHRPFTLDELVRQGTVPRPVAPLLAAVVAARLAYLVTGGTGSGKTTLLNWSTTSWHTSWRICASHTRARLLASPRTGVAGL
- a CDS encoding CU044_5270 family protein, with the protein product MFGAERTRTLLGPVDPARNIAVAPPLVSARDLIDRAGATESAVGHRRVRPTRRLVLAAGTLAVAAGAVAVLQPFEEADTSDVPGAAAGSVLVPVAYQFDSDPPAAGPQLRALAGALVDTEYDNRSGRYMYHHTKLWGDPVMTSADGRHHVAFANETKVWQAADGTGNQVTVQLEPQYPDQESRDYWRRNLGKGPAVAGTPAPATVPLPPRALTPPSADRSQLRELLKAAYGAGAVSKEVSTIYGRYVVPRQTRAEILRVLADVPGFRWRGQVTDRAGRTGVAVTFDDRPHDAQSLLIFDARTGELLAHERLTLAPVRISSYKVIIATDWTDRLG